The Halanaerobium praevalens DSM 2228 genome contains a region encoding:
- a CDS encoding GNAT family N-acetyltransferase, whose translation MAEQFKFKFKKFNFFDQDYKKVKKLYEQAFPEYERINLAFLNLRSWQKGFELLAIYRRNKFVGFCYLISQGDLTLVLYLALSKKFQGQGFGSLILAQIKEYKKKQRLILEIEIPKKEADNYQQRQRRKNFYLKNGFEFSGLITQEKTEEFEIMILKGKQVTSQEYLAILKKFFTPLLFKFYSPRVYSKN comes from the coding sequence ATGGCTGAGCAATTTAAATTTAAATTTAAGAAGTTTAATTTTTTTGATCAGGATTACAAAAAAGTTAAAAAATTATATGAACAAGCTTTTCCCGAATATGAAAGAATCAATTTGGCCTTTTTAAATCTAAGAAGCTGGCAAAAAGGTTTTGAGTTATTAGCCATTTATCGGAGAAATAAATTTGTGGGTTTTTGTTACCTTATCTCACAGGGAGACTTAACTTTAGTCCTCTATCTTGCTCTTAGCAAAAAATTCCAAGGTCAGGGTTTTGGATCTCTAATCTTAGCTCAAATTAAGGAATATAAAAAAAAGCAGCGGCTTATTTTGGAAATTGAAATCCCCAAAAAAGAAGCTGATAATTATCAACAGCGCCAGCGTAGAAAAAATTTCTATTTAAAAAATGGTTTTGAATTTAGTGGACTAATTACTCAAGAAAAAACTGAAGAGTTTGAAATAATGATTCTCAAAGGTAAACAAGTTACTAGTCAGGAATATTTGGCGATTTTAAAAAAATTTTTTACTCCCTTACTCTTTAAATTTTATAGTCCGCGAGTTTATTCTAAGAACTAG
- a CDS encoding glycoside hydrolase family 125 protein, with translation MERLSTKRPPQNERCFVSEAVEAKIEEVVAFIDDQELAWLFSNCYPNTLDTTVSYQEKNGEAESYVITGDIDAMWLRDSTAQVWPYLPLLKEDPKLKKMIKGLIKRQVEFVLRDPYANAFYKDSKQKSPFAADKPQPKPGVHERKWEIDSLCAVVRLITGYTQSVEDKSIFTEKLDQAMRLIYKTLKTEQRKNDESDYYFVRQTTEMIEAATFKGTGRPTKKVGLIHSAFRPSDDATLFPYLIPSNLFAVSVLKKLAKLYNSEFADQKFAAKCSQLAAEVEAAVEKYGVFEHLDYGPIYAYEVDGFGNRVFMDDANVPSLISLNYLGIAKADDQIYQNTRRFLLSSDNPFFIQGQAAVGQGSPHSGKENIWPMGIILRALTSTEPQEIISCLKLLKSTHAGTGLMHESFNKDNPANFTRAWFAWANTLFGELILKIYQENKELLNQL, from the coding sequence ATGGAGAGACTTTCTACTAAAAGACCACCTCAAAATGAGCGTTGTTTTGTAAGTGAAGCTGTAGAAGCAAAAATTGAGGAGGTAGTAGCTTTTATTGATGATCAAGAATTAGCTTGGTTATTTAGCAATTGTTATCCCAATACTTTAGATACAACTGTTAGTTATCAGGAAAAAAATGGAGAAGCTGAAAGCTATGTAATTACAGGTGATATTGATGCAATGTGGCTGCGAGATTCTACAGCTCAGGTCTGGCCCTATTTGCCTTTGCTGAAAGAAGACCCAAAACTAAAAAAAATGATTAAGGGCTTAATTAAAAGACAGGTGGAATTTGTGCTTAGAGATCCTTATGCTAATGCTTTTTATAAAGATAGCAAGCAAAAATCTCCTTTTGCAGCTGATAAACCACAGCCTAAACCAGGAGTCCACGAAAGAAAATGGGAAATTGATTCTCTCTGTGCTGTAGTGAGATTAATTACAGGTTATACTCAATCTGTTGAAGATAAATCAATTTTTACTGAAAAATTAGATCAGGCAATGCGCTTAATTTATAAAACCTTAAAGACTGAACAGCGTAAAAATGATGAAAGTGACTACTATTTTGTTCGTCAAACAACAGAAATGATCGAAGCAGCAACTTTTAAGGGAACTGGTAGACCAACTAAAAAGGTTGGTCTAATCCATTCTGCTTTTAGACCATCTGATGATGCAACCTTATTTCCTTATTTAATTCCTTCAAATCTGTTTGCAGTTTCTGTTCTTAAAAAATTAGCTAAGCTCTATAATTCAGAATTTGCTGATCAAAAATTTGCTGCTAAGTGTAGTCAACTTGCAGCTGAGGTTGAAGCAGCTGTTGAAAAATATGGAGTTTTTGAGCATTTAGATTATGGGCCAATTTATGCTTATGAGGTAGATGGTTTTGGTAATAGAGTATTTATGGATGATGCCAATGTGCCTTCTCTAATTTCTCTAAATTATCTAGGGATTGCTAAGGCTGATGATCAAATTTATCAAAATACCCGTCGGTTTTTATTAAGCTCAGATAATCCTTTCTTTATTCAAGGCCAAGCAGCAGTTGGCCAGGGAAGTCCGCATTCTGGTAAAGAAAATATCTGGCCAATGGGAATTATTTTAAGAGCATTAACAAGTACTGAGCCCCAAGAGATTATTAGCTGTTTAAAGCTTTTAAAATCAACTCATGCTGGTACTGGTTTGATGCACGAATCATTTAATAAAGATAATCCAGCTAACTTTACTCGAGCTTGGTTTGCCTGGGCTAATACCCTATTTGGAGAATTAATCTTAAAGATTTATCAAGAAAATAAAGAGCTTTTAAATCAACTCTAA
- the trpS gene encoding tryptophan--tRNA ligase produces the protein MQAAKKRVFSGIQPTGKIHIGNYVGALSLWVENQKKYDNIFCIVDLHSLTIPENIDPKYLRKKVKEIAALYLACGIDPQESTIFVQSHVPQHAELTWLLNCVTPMGWLQRMTQFKDKSKKSDSVSTALFDYPVLMASDILLYQTDLVPVGEDQKQHIEITRDIAQRFNHLYGDTFKIPKELIKKSGARIMGFDDPENKMSKSTGEIKARHSIGLLDSKADIKNTIMKATTDSNREFRFDHASAGVKNMLVLYENLSGKSRSKIEAHFAGSNYGQLKRELVELTIENLEPIQKEYQRIIKEDSYLDDILEKGQKKASQIAAKTLAEVKKNMGLN, from the coding sequence ATGCAAGCAGCAAAAAAAAGAGTTTTTTCTGGGATTCAACCAACAGGCAAAATACATATTGGAAATTATGTTGGGGCTTTAAGTCTCTGGGTTGAAAACCAAAAAAAATATGATAATATTTTTTGTATAGTTGATTTACATTCACTGACAATTCCAGAAAATATCGATCCTAAATATCTAAGAAAAAAAGTTAAAGAAATAGCAGCCTTATATCTAGCTTGTGGTATTGATCCCCAAGAATCAACAATTTTTGTTCAATCTCATGTTCCTCAACACGCTGAGCTTACTTGGCTTTTAAATTGTGTGACTCCAATGGGCTGGCTGCAGAGAATGACTCAGTTTAAGGATAAATCGAAAAAATCAGATTCAGTTAGTACAGCTTTATTTGATTATCCAGTTTTAATGGCTTCTGATATTTTGCTTTATCAAACTGATTTAGTTCCAGTTGGTGAAGATCAAAAACAACATATAGAAATCACTAGAGATATTGCCCAGCGTTTTAACCATCTTTATGGAGATACTTTTAAAATTCCCAAAGAATTAATTAAAAAAAGTGGAGCCAGAATTATGGGTTTTGATGATCCCGAAAATAAGATGAGTAAAAGTACAGGTGAAATCAAAGCAAGACATTCAATTGGACTTTTAGATTCTAAAGCAGATATAAAAAATACTATTATGAAAGCTACAACTGATTCCAACCGTGAGTTTAGATTTGACCATGCTTCAGCTGGAGTTAAAAATATGTTAGTTTTATATGAAAATTTAAGTGGAAAATCACGTTCTAAAATAGAAGCACATTTTGCTGGCTCAAATTATGGCCAACTTAAGAGAGAATTAGTTGAGCTGACAATTGAAAACTTAGAGCCAATCCAAAAAGAATATCAAAGAATTATTAAAGAAGATTCTTATCTAGATGATATTTTAGAAAAAGGCCAAAAAAAGGCCAGTCAAATTGCAGCTAAAACTTTAGCTGAAGTTAAAAAAAATATGGGTTTAAACTAA
- a CDS encoding TetR/AcrR family transcriptional regulator gives MPKIIQNIEKKINQATLKLLEDHNYQSLNMKLIAQEAEMAVGTLYNYYQNKEELFLAVFKQSWQKTFVKLDQILSEQKKEKNILVELVISLYNEICQRKGIGSEIIKADIFNENDISVIKKTLRSKFKSALKILEQNQKIELKKAVEIRLIDSLILTTVHLATDYSEQKEENIEFIKSIIQKI, from the coding sequence ATGCCTAAAATTATCCAAAATATAGAAAAGAAAATTAATCAGGCTACACTTAAATTATTAGAAGACCATAATTATCAGAGTTTAAATATGAAACTAATTGCCCAAGAAGCAGAAATGGCTGTTGGAACCTTATATAATTATTATCAGAACAAAGAAGAGTTGTTTTTGGCTGTTTTTAAGCAGAGTTGGCAAAAAACTTTTGTTAAACTAGATCAAATTTTAAGTGAACAAAAAAAAGAGAAAAATATATTAGTTGAACTAGTTATTAGTTTATATAATGAAATCTGTCAGCGCAAAGGCATTGGAAGTGAAATTATTAAAGCTGATATTTTTAATGAAAATGATATTTCAGTCATCAAAAAAACTTTAAGATCCAAATTTAAAAGTGCTTTAAAAATTTTAGAGCAGAATCAAAAAATTGAACTTAAAAAAGCAGTAGAAATTAGATTAATTGACAGCCTTATTTTAACTACTGTTCATTTGGCTACAGATTATTCTGAACAAAAAGAAGAAAATATAGAATTTATTAAAAGTATTATTCAAAAAATATAG
- a CDS encoding sensor domain-containing diguanylate cyclase, protein MQRQGQILDNVFKNLPQAIILVDHNLKIIRVNHQAEIVFGISQVVSKNQYLFDFIQPQIASQAKYDLVNNIVKKYRYEQKIKFKVGTKTKVCKINSFRVKNGGFDNCICILINDITENEKRKRELKEVKERLELAVDGAKIGIWDWNVKTNAVHYNHNWAQMLGYQLSELEKNINTWLKLLHSEDEARIFEKMNDHFQGKTAIYSSQYRLLTKSGSWKWIRDIGKVIERDNTGAVKRIVGVHIDIDQQKRAAKEIEYLSIHDELTGLYNRRYFNKRLAELRNSYQYPISLIIGDIDNLKIINDNYGHSMGDHYIKKTAAALEKSLREDDIVARIGGDEFAIILARTDQNLAQTVISRIERNIKIENQKGELPEPLTIALGSETVTEQVADLEKCFNQADQKMYQQKKFRA, encoded by the coding sequence ATGCAGAGGCAGGGCCAGATTTTAGATAATGTATTTAAAAATTTACCTCAAGCCATAATTTTGGTTGATCATAATTTAAAGATAATTAGAGTTAACCACCAAGCTGAAATTGTTTTTGGGATTTCGCAAGTAGTAAGTAAAAATCAGTATTTATTTGATTTTATTCAGCCTCAAATAGCAAGTCAAGCTAAATATGACCTAGTTAATAATATTGTTAAAAAATATAGATATGAGCAGAAAATTAAATTTAAAGTTGGAACTAAAACTAAAGTATGTAAAATAAATAGTTTTCGAGTTAAAAATGGAGGTTTTGATAATTGTATTTGTATTTTAATTAATGATATAACTGAAAATGAAAAAAGAAAAAGAGAACTCAAAGAAGTCAAAGAAAGATTAGAATTAGCAGTTGATGGGGCTAAAATTGGAATTTGGGACTGGAATGTCAAAACAAATGCAGTCCATTATAATCACAATTGGGCTCAGATGTTAGGTTATCAACTCTCCGAATTAGAAAAAAATATAAATACTTGGTTAAAATTGCTTCACTCAGAAGATGAAGCCCGTATTTTTGAGAAAATGAATGATCATTTTCAGGGTAAAACGGCTATCTATTCTAGTCAATATAGATTATTAACTAAATCTGGCAGTTGGAAATGGATTCGGGATATCGGTAAAGTAATAGAAAGAGATAATACAGGAGCAGTTAAGAGAATAGTAGGAGTTCATATTGATATTGATCAACAAAAAAGAGCAGCTAAAGAAATTGAATATTTATCAATTCACGATGAGCTAACTGGCCTTTATAATCGCCGCTATTTTAACAAACGCTTAGCTGAACTGCGGAATTCATATCAATATCCAATCAGTTTGATAATTGGTGATATTGATAATTTAAAAATAATAAATGATAATTATGGCCACAGTATGGGAGATCATTATATTAAAAAAACAGCTGCTGCCTTAGAAAAAAGCCTCAGAGAAGATGATATTGTGGCTCGAATCGGGGGAGATGAATTTGCTATTATTTTAGCTAGAACTGATCAGAATTTAGCCCAAACTGTGATCAGCAGAATTGAAAGAAATATAAAAATTGAGAATCAAAAAGGTGAATTACCAGAACCATTAACTATTGCTTTAGGCTCTGAAACTGTAACTGAGCAAGTTGCAGATTTAGAAAAATGTTTTAATCAGGCTGATCAAAAAATGTATCAGCAGAAGAAATTTAGAGCTTGA
- a CDS encoding YvrJ family protein, with product MEEIFSLISTYGFPMVLSIYLLVRFEPLIKELKESIDTLIMINDNDQNFKH from the coding sequence ATGGAAGAAATATTTAGCCTTATCAGCACTTATGGTTTCCCCATGGTTTTGTCAATTTATCTTTTAGTTAGATTTGAACCTTTAATTAAAGAACTAAAAGAGTCAATTGATACTTTAATTATGATTAATGACAATGATCAAAATTTTAAACATTAA
- a CDS encoding cation:proton antiporter has protein sequence MDSQIVQEILLMTSLIFLGGMLGGAISEKIKLPDVVLYLLVGIFFGPYGIDILNLGSSSLTVKLILTTGTAFILYLGGREIKLKIVKKVWLTITLLATVGVLISTLVVAVSSKLLLGMPIAVALLLGAILAPTDPATLVPIFQKCSIKRKLTQTITSESAFNDAVGSVLFFTFLSIITSNHLNIAHSFILFFKDISFGILAGILLGVFGTFFISQSSYGFLKNFSPIMSIFVALTSYLVAEYIGGSGFMASFVAGMICGNKLSLGLKCDLKNRRVQEEVNETFGLILRMMIFIVLGTMIDFEILLNNFWIHLLIIAIFIFIARPLTVFASTYFDKKSDWSLNELIFMSWIRETGVMPAALTGMLMEFEIPYIDHIVAISFMTIIITLLLQATTTNLVAKKLNLME, from the coding sequence ATGGATTCTCAAATTGTTCAGGAAATTCTTTTGATGACATCTTTAATTTTTCTCGGTGGTATGTTAGGTGGGGCTATTTCGGAAAAAATTAAATTACCTGATGTTGTACTTTATTTATTAGTAGGTATCTTTTTTGGTCCTTATGGAATAGATATTTTAAATTTAGGCAGTAGTTCTTTAACTGTTAAATTAATTTTAACAACAGGAACTGCTTTTATCTTATATCTTGGAGGAAGAGAAATAAAGCTTAAAATAGTAAAAAAAGTGTGGTTAACCATAACACTTTTGGCAACAGTTGGAGTTTTAATCTCAACTCTTGTTGTAGCTGTTTCTTCAAAACTATTATTGGGAATGCCAATAGCTGTAGCTTTACTTTTAGGTGCAATTTTGGCTCCAACTGATCCAGCTACTTTAGTTCCTATTTTTCAAAAATGTAGTATAAAAAGAAAACTTACTCAGACAATAACAAGCGAATCAGCCTTTAATGATGCTGTTGGTTCAGTCTTGTTTTTTACATTTTTAAGTATTATTACTTCAAATCATTTAAATATAGCTCATAGTTTTATTCTTTTTTTCAAAGATATAAGCTTTGGTATTCTTGCTGGTATTTTATTAGGTGTTTTTGGAACTTTTTTCATTTCTCAAAGCAGTTATGGTTTTCTGAAAAATTTTTCCCCTATAATGTCGATTTTTGTAGCTTTAACTTCATATTTAGTGGCTGAATATATAGGTGGCAGTGGTTTTATGGCTAGTTTTGTAGCTGGGATGATCTGTGGCAATAAGCTGTCTTTAGGCTTAAAATGTGATTTAAAAAACAGAAGAGTCCAAGAAGAAGTTAATGAAACCTTTGGCTTAATTTTAAGGATGATGATTTTTATTGTTTTAGGAACTATGATTGATTTTGAAATACTTTTAAATAATTTTTGGATTCACTTATTGATTATAGCGATCTTTATTTTTATAGCCAGACCACTGACTGTTTTTGCTTCAACTTATTTTGATAAAAAATCAGATTGGAGCTTAAACGAATTAATTTTTATGAGCTGGATTCGAGAAACAGGTGTCATGCCTGCAGCTTTAACTGGAATGTTGATGGAATTTGAAATACCTTATATTGATCATATAGTAGCTATTTCTTTTATGACAATTATTATCACTTTATTATTACAGGCAACTACAACTAATTTAGTGGCAAAAAAGCTTAATCTGATGGAATAA
- a CDS encoding sensor domain-containing diguanylate cyclase: MQNNYLQNELYNLVQNDNSIFEFIQSGSLDGIWYWDLENPEQEWMSPKFWQTLGYDPEQKKHLASEWQDIIFKEDLKLASENFEKHCADPNHPYDQIVRYRHKNGSTVWIRCRGLAIRDQNGQAIRMLGAHTDITDLKLAEKEVSRLKEEYQKVFNGTQDAMFLIKVGPEGKFHYLRNNLAHQNKTGIALAEIQNKTPRELFGAEQGKKISSNYQKAVLAAKSITYEEELNLPAGKRIWLTSLTPVIKEQKVTHLVGSSKDITARKKLELQLEKQANYDNLTGLVNRKLFFEILAETIKNQQENDNKFSLIFLDLDHFKAINDNYGHDVGDDVLITVGQRLLNAVRQSDTVARMGGDEFTIILRNLAAKKDAQKIIEKIHKSLKEVIKLKGKEYQIGSSIGAVIYPEDGQAIEDLMRKADLTMYEVKNKNKGCFKFFEKEAETEK; encoded by the coding sequence TTGCAGAATAATTATCTACAAAATGAATTATATAATTTAGTGCAGAATGATAATAGTATTTTTGAGTTTATCCAATCAGGTTCTTTAGATGGAATCTGGTATTGGGATTTGGAAAATCCAGAACAGGAATGGATGAGCCCTAAATTTTGGCAGACTTTAGGTTATGATCCAGAGCAAAAAAAACATTTGGCAAGTGAATGGCAGGATATTATTTTTAAAGAAGATCTAAAGTTGGCAAGCGAAAATTTTGAAAAACATTGTGCAGATCCAAATCATCCTTATGATCAAATAGTTCGTTATCGGCATAAAAATGGTTCTACTGTCTGGATTAGATGCCGTGGTTTAGCAATTAGAGATCAAAATGGACAAGCAATTAGGATGTTAGGAGCCCATACAGATATTACTGATTTAAAATTGGCAGAAAAAGAAGTGTCACGTTTAAAAGAGGAATACCAAAAGGTTTTTAATGGAACTCAAGATGCAATGTTTTTAATTAAAGTTGGCCCTGAAGGTAAATTCCATTATTTACGCAATAACTTAGCTCACCAAAATAAGACAGGTATTGCTTTAGCTGAAATTCAAAATAAAACTCCAAGAGAATTATTTGGAGCTGAACAGGGTAAAAAAATTAGTAGTAACTATCAAAAAGCTGTTTTAGCAGCTAAAAGTATTACTTATGAAGAAGAACTTAATTTACCAGCAGGCAAAAGAATTTGGTTAACTAGTTTAACACCTGTGATTAAAGAGCAAAAAGTAACTCACCTTGTTGGTTCTTCTAAAGATATTACTGCCCGCAAAAAACTGGAATTACAATTAGAAAAACAGGCTAATTATGATAATTTAACTGGTTTAGTTAATAGAAAATTATTTTTTGAAATTTTAGCTGAGACAATTAAAAATCAGCAAGAAAATGACAATAAATTTTCCCTTATTTTTTTAGATCTAGATCATTTTAAAGCTATCAATGATAATTATGGGCATGATGTTGGAGATGATGTTTTGATTACAGTGGGCCAGCGTTTACTAAATGCTGTGCGCCAATCTGATACTGTAGCTCGCATGGGTGGAGATGAATTTACAATTATTTTGCGAAATTTAGCAGCCAAAAAAGATGCTCAAAAAATAATTGAAAAAATTCATAAAAGTTTAAAAGAAGTAATTAAGCTAAAGGGTAAAGAATATCAGATCGGATCTTCAATTGGAGCTGTAATTTATCCTGAAGATGGTCAAGCAATTGAAGACTTAATGCGCAAAGCTGATTTGACAATGTATGAAGTTAAAAATAAGAATAAGGGTTGTTTTAAGTTTTTTGAAAAAGAGGCAGAGACTGAAAAATAA
- a CDS encoding PH domain-containing protein, whose protein sequence is MGLLDGLMGNASEMNEVQLEEELKEVIIAGEKIESGYKILRDYFVFTNKRLILVDIQGVTGSKKEFHSIPYKNIRHFSVESAGTFDLDSELKVWIAGVAGPIEKKFGKKSSNIFEVQQALANHVLK, encoded by the coding sequence ATGGGTTTATTAGATGGTTTAATGGGAAATGCAAGCGAAATGAATGAAGTTCAACTGGAAGAGGAATTAAAAGAGGTAATAATTGCAGGAGAAAAGATAGAAAGTGGTTACAAGATTTTAAGAGATTACTTTGTTTTTACTAATAAAAGATTAATTCTAGTTGATATTCAGGGAGTTACTGGCAGCAAAAAAGAATTTCATTCTATACCATATAAAAATATTAGACATTTTAGTGTAGAATCAGCCGGAACCTTTGATTTAGATTCAGAGTTAAAAGTTTGGATTGCAGGGGTAGCAGGACCGATTGAAAAAAAGTTTGGCAAAAAATCAAGTAATATTTTTGAAGTACAGCAGGCTTTAGCTAATCATGTTTTGAAATAG
- a CDS encoding sulfite exporter TauE/SafE family protein — translation MISLLTIIFAGWGAGIVTGLVGASAVVIVTPILVNFLGYSPYTAIGISLATDVIASSISAYTYHKHGNTDIKNGIYMTIAAVIAALVGSKLSGQMSDSILGGSTNIVILFLGISFLRKPIHQRIEDFKEKFDLSFWKKRKLFSSLFFGSLIGLMCGIVGAGGGMIILLILTFVLGYSVHIAIGTSVIIMTFTALSGSIGHFIVEASVPYLEVVLSCFGALIGALMAANYANLASEEKLSKLVGTAFICLGLISLA, via the coding sequence ATGATTAGTTTATTAACAATTATCTTTGCTGGCTGGGGAGCTGGTATTGTCACAGGTTTAGTTGGGGCTTCAGCTGTAGTAATTGTAACACCGATTTTAGTTAACTTTTTAGGTTATAGTCCTTATACAGCGATTGGAATTAGTTTAGCAACAGATGTAATTGCTTCTTCTATTTCTGCTTATACTTATCACAAGCACGGTAATACAGATATTAAAAATGGAATCTATATGACTATAGCAGCTGTGATTGCAGCTTTAGTTGGGAGTAAACTATCAGGTCAAATGTCAGATTCAATTTTAGGTGGAAGCACAAATATAGTAATTTTATTTTTAGGTATTTCTTTTTTAAGAAAGCCAATTCATCAGCGGATAGAAGATTTTAAAGAAAAATTTGATTTATCATTCTGGAAAAAAAGAAAGCTCTTTTCTTCTTTATTTTTTGGTAGCTTAATTGGTCTAATGTGTGGCATAGTTGGAGCTGGTGGGGGAATGATTATTTTATTGATTTTAACTTTTGTTTTAGGTTACTCAGTTCATATTGCAATTGGAACCTCTGTAATTATTATGACTTTTACGGCTTTATCTGGCTCAATTGGCCATTTTATAGTCGAAGCCTCTGTTCCTTACCTCGAGGTTGTTTTAAGCTGTTTTGGAGCTTTAATCGGGGCTTTAATGGCTGCTAATTATGCCAATTTGGCTTCAGAAGAAAAGTTATCAAAATTAGTGGGTACAGCTTTTATTTGCTTAGGTTTAATCTCTTTAGCTTAG